GCGCAAGCGTGTATAGCCAGAAGAGTCGGTAATAAAATAGTGAACCAGCCCGTTATGGTTATCGGGCAGGAAAAGGGGCACGGTCAGGAATTTCGTAACGGAGGATCAGTTAAGCCTTGGGGAAACGCTAAGGCGTTGCATTACATGAAAGTAGCTGAATCGGAAGGGATTCCCATTCATACCTATATTTTCACTCCCGGTTCATATCCTGTTGAAGATTATCCCGGCGCAGCTCAGCAGATAGCAAAAAATATTTATGGAATGAGCCGGATAAATGTTCCTATAGTTGCCGTCATTTCCGAGGGAGGATCTGGTGGCGCGGAGGCTATAGGGCTTGCCGATCGCAGGCTGATGCTTTCGCATGGATATTATTCCGTAATTTCTCCTGAAGGAGCTGCTGCAATTGAAGCTAATCTGAGCAGCGGTGAGCGAGTTAGTGAAGAATTAATTGCAGGTTGCGCGCGTAAACTCTGTATTACTGCTGAAGATAACCTCAGACTTGGGTATGTGGATAAAATTATTCAAGAGCCTGTTCTTGGCGCAAAACCTCACCATTATGATTTTTTTAGAAATTTAAGATCTGAGCTCATTCGTGCTACCAATGATGTTTGCGCTTCTGCTAGATGGGCCGCGCCCGTAAGACCGAAAGCGCTTGGCTATAAAAACAGCGAAAATGGACAAGATCCTTTCATGCGATGGGATTTAAGCGGTGGAGCCAGGACCAGACTCGTTGAAATGCGCCATAGTAAGTTCAGAAATCTTTCAACTGCCGCGTATATGGATAATCGTTCGGTCTTTTTGAAGGTTGGTTCTGCCGTGCAGGGAATTGCGTGGTCTACCCGGTCATGGTTTTTGTATAATCTTGTCGGCCGTGGAATCCGTTTTGCCAAGCAGGGTGTTGAAGGTATTCAGGCTGAGGCCCATCTTATTAAAAACCGAACTTCGCGCCTGCTTAAAAACGGGAGTAGTGAAAACTCTCCTGAAAATAGAATTTCACCGGAGATGAGAGACAAACTTTTGTGTCTTTCAGGCCCGAGCGGTGGACCGTGTCTGGAAGAGGGACAATGGAAGTACAGAAGCCCGCAGGCTGCCGCAGATAGGACATTAACCTGTCCTAATTCCAAAGAGGAAGGTTGTCTTGACCAATGGGGACCGGATCTCTTCGGTGATTTCGGTGGGGTTTGCAGCAATTGCGGTCATCATTTCCCTATGGAGTATCAGTGGTATTTATATAATGTTTTCAATTATGCTGAAGGATTTGAATTTAATTCAGGTATAGAATCAGCGAACCCTCTTGATTACGAAGGATTTGATCTTAAACTTAATGAAGTACGCAAAAAAACAGGGCTTCGATCTTCGTGCATAACTTTCGAAACTCGCATGAATGATATAAATGCTATTGTAATCTGTATTGCTGCTTCATTTAGGGGCGGATCTATAGGAGCTGCGGAAGGTGAAAAGATTATCCGCGCTGCTGAACGGGCACAGCGCAAGCAGTTACCGCTTATAACCTATGTTCACGGGACTGCCGGTATACGGATACAGGAAGGGACTCATGGCGTTATGCAGATGCCGCGCTGTACTATGGCAGTACGCAGATATATGGACGCCGGAGGGCTTTACCTTGTTGTTTACGATACTAATTCTTACGGTGGATCTGTAGCCAGTTTTCTTGGCTGTTCTCCTTACCAGTTCGGGATAAGATCTTCAAGGATCGGTTTTGCCGGACCGCGTGTAATCAGTGAAACAACAGGTATAA
This sequence is a window from Desulfovibrio sp. UCD-KL4C. Protein-coding genes within it:
- a CDS encoding acetyl-CoA carboxylase carboxyl transferase subunit alpha/beta translates to MKTDKRIDALNKRLDYIKDIFKNQENVNVTMLNSELSECKESRLKKNHQDSERQLVRIEDLFSFLEAKLEKELTPMDRVRIVRHPQRICLIDILENVYDNYTELGGLGEFSIDPSMVIAQACIARRVGNKIVNQPVMVIGQEKGHGQEFRNGGSVKPWGNAKALHYMKVAESEGIPIHTYIFTPGSYPVEDYPGAAQQIAKNIYGMSRINVPIVAVISEGGSGGAEAIGLADRRLMLSHGYYSVISPEGAAAIEANLSSGERVSEELIAGCARKLCITAEDNLRLGYVDKIIQEPVLGAKPHHYDFFRNLRSELIRATNDVCASARWAAPVRPKALGYKNSENGQDPFMRWDLSGGARTRLVEMRHSKFRNLSTAAYMDNRSVFLKVGSAVQGIAWSTRSWFLYNLVGRGIRFAKQGVEGIQAEAHLIKNRTSRLLKNGSSENSPENRISPEMRDKLLCLSGPSGGPCLEEGQWKYRSPQAAADRTLTCPNSKEEGCLDQWGPDLFGDFGGVCSNCGHHFPMEYQWYLYNVFNYAEGFEFNSGIESANPLDYEGFDLKLNEVRKKTGLRSSCITFETRMNDINAIVICIAASFRGGSIGAAEGEKIIRAAERAQRKQLPLITYVHGTAGIRIQEGTHGVMQMPRCTMAVRRYMDAGGLYLVVYDTNSYGGSVASFLGCSPYQFGIRSSRIGFAGPRVISETTGINVHPNYHIAWNALARGHIQGIWDRREMSKNVYQSLLTMGGRNLYYR